The genomic segment TTCCTTCTGTCAGCAGTTACTACACGATCATCGAACAGAAACCCTCAGCTACGACATAATGGGAGAGAATGAACGACGAGCATTCATTCTCAACCACTTCTTTGACTTAGGACTTCACGAAATGAGTCCTTCCCACCCAGACAACACCTACAGGAAGGTGAAATGGTTCACTGAAGATCTCGATACTCTCCGTCGAGAGATGATTGTTGGAGAGGCAGATGCTTCTCAGGATAGTACTACCGAAGATCTCATGGAGGCTTATCACACCTATCAAGATATTCTTGACGAGTATCATTTCTTTGATCATCAGGAGCTCATCTATCGTGCCGTGCAAATGCTTTCTGAGGACGATGATGTACGAGAGAAAGTACAGGATCAATACCAGTATCTGATCGTTGATGAATATCAAGACGTGAACAACATACAGGAACAATTAGTTCAGCTTCTCACCGGAGAGGACCAGAACCTGTGTGTTGTCGGAGATGATGATCAATCCATCTATGGTTGGCGTGGAGCTCAACCCGCAAGCTTCATTAATTTCACAGAACGGTACGACGCAGAACAGGAAGTTCTAGCTGAAAACTTCCGGTCTACAGAACCAATAGTGGAACTCGCGCGGGAATTCATCGAGCAAAACGATAATCGTGTTGAAAAGCCGATGAATACCAATCATCCGGGGCAAGTAGGAGATATCTATCAACACTACTTCGACACTCAACAAGGTGAAATAGACTTCATCATGGATCGAATTGAAGAGGTAGTTGGAACTGTATATACTGATTCCGGAGGTAACGAACACACGGTTCGCTACGGCGATATTGGTATTCTGTTCCGTCGGAAGCGATTCATGGATGAGTTCCAAGACGCGATGAGAGACCGAGACATCCCCTATACTGTTCAGGGTGACAACGGGCTATTCGCACACCCTATCACTCACTTTGTACGTCTTGCATTCGGATATATTGCTAGAGGAGAAGATAACGGATTCGAGATAATAGATGGTGAACAGTCGAACGTTAACCAGGGAGACATCCAGACATTTGAGATAACTGAACGCCGGCTTCGAGGAGTCATTCGAAATACCGGGCCGCTACGAGACCGAGAAGACATCATTGTCGAGAAACTGAACGAAATCCAAGAATGGTACGCGGATCCCACGAGTAGGCGCATTGAACCTCAGGAGGAACTCCACAAAATCCTCCAAGCAATGGGCATTGCTAACGAAACAGAAGATAATGATGGAGTGAATGAAGGATTTGAGGAACCTGTGATGTACTCTCTCGGTCTCATCAGTGAACTCATCAAAGACTTCGAATCTGTCTACGAAATCATCTTCCCCGATCAGATTACTGACTTAGTTCAATTCCTTGACCACGCCTACTTTTATGGTCGATCCGAAGTCGATGACCCCACGCTTGTTGATGCAGTTGATCTCTCTACTATCCATAATTCAAAGGGGAAGCAATACGCCGCGGTGTTCGTTCCTACAATGTTCATCTACGGATTTGCAAATGAGAATCAAGGAGGAACTCGGGCATTTATGCGAGGTCAGGAGTGGATTGATGAAGACATATTCGATTACGAGAACTACCAAGATACCAACGAAGGACTCCGCCGTTTATTCTATGTTGCTCTCACCCGTGCTGAAAAATACCTCACAATCACTGGTGCATCTGATAATCCAGGCTACGAGAATAACTACTCTCCATCACAGTTCTACAACGAATTACTAAGTCTTGATCATCCTTCTGTTTTAACAGACACTGTCCCAGACCCTGCGCCACGAGAACGTCAGGAATTACAAGAAGCGGGGAGAGACATCGTCTACCCCACCTCGTTTAGTGATCTTCGGTACTATCAGAAGTGCCCGTACGACTACAAACTGCGTCAAGTCTACGGGTTCGCTCCACCAATTGACCAAGCATTCGGCTTTGGATTTGCAGTGCACGATCTCCTTCGAGAGATGCATCAGCGACATACTGAGGATAACAACGAATTTCCCATCTCTCCAGGAGAAATCCGAAACCGAGTCCAAGACTCCGACAGATTCCACCTACGGTATGCATCGGGGCAAATTGATGAAAATCTCCGTGAGGCCGCTGAAGAGATGCTTACCAACTACGCAGAGAACTATCGAGAAGACATGATAAGTGCATACCGTGCAGAAGTCCCATTCGAGATCTTGGTCGGGGATGAAAACGAACAAGGGGCAACAGCACTGGTCTCAGGCGAAATTGACCTATTGGAACACAAGAACCCTCACACCCAAGAAATCGAAGAAGTAGACATCATTGATTTCAAAACGAGTGAACGGCCCGAAGATAACAGCCCTGATGCCCGAGACAATGCGTTCCAAGTCCACCTATACGGTGTCGCTACCAGGAGCGACTTTAATCCTGATGCGACAGAGGGATACATTCACTATTTAAACCACGACCCAGAAGATGATGGGACCCTCGGTGAAAACAACGAAGAACGCGTCCCAGTTGATCTGTCCGAAACTGATCTTGACCGCGTTCAGATGTTGGTAGAGGATAGAGTTAATGAGATCGCTCAACGGCGATTCTTCCCGGACCCTGATGAAGAGAAATGTGAAACCTGCGACTTCAATGGAATTTGCCCCCACGCAGAAACCGAATAGATTGACCTAGAATCACGCCTTAGCTGGGCGTTTTACGTGATCTTCCAGCTCATCTTGAGCAACGCGTTCTGGCCACGCAAATGGATCGTCCTCTTCCTCAGCTTCAACCCGAAGGCCGCCTTCCAATCCCTGTAGATGTGCTTCAATCGCCCACCCTAGGTGATAAGCCAGCTTCGGTGGAACTGCGTTCCCAATCTGTTGGGCGACTCGCCACTGATGTTGTCGGCCCTGTATGGTGTAATCATCAGGTATTGTCTGGAGCCTCGCTCCCTCTCTGAGTGTTATCGCTCGGTTTTCAGAAGGATGCAAGTGACGTCCTTTCATCGGCTTATGAAAACCAGTTCGAATCGTAACCGCAGGTTCGTCCATCCAGAGACGCCCAAATAGATCCGTACCGCCGCTTTCGTACCCTTTCCAGCACTCTGGAAGCAATTCTTCGGGAATATCAAATCGGTTTCCACCCTCAGGAACTGCTTCCATTCTCTTGATAGTTTTTTCCGAAAAGTTCCGAGTATTATGCCAGTTCTCGTTGTTTGGTTTCGTGGGTAAGTCAGCAATTGCGTCTCTTACCGTCCGTACAGGTTCTGAAGTCGTCGCAGGAAACACAGGTGTCCCTAGCCTACTCCCAATAATGAATGCTCGATGCCGTCGCTGCGGTACCCCATATTTGTGTGCCCATAGTCGGTCAACTACGGTGTTGTACCCCATCTCTTCCGCCTGAGCCACTACTTCCGATCCTTCTTTTGAGTCTAGAAACCGCGGGACGTTCTCAATTAAGAATAGGTCTGGTTGTATATCATTTACTGTTCGCATAAACTCTTCCCAGAGCTGGTTCCGATCGTCATCTAACTCATCAGTCTTTGTACTGTTGAGGTTTGAAAATCCCTGACATGGAGGGCCTCCAACGACGACGTCGGCATCGCTCCATTCTGTGAACGACTCAATTTGGGTGATATCTTCGTTAATCACCTCTGCGTCTGGGAAGTGATGCTCTACAGTAGCAGCTGCGTCTTCATTATTATCAACGGCTAATACTGTACGGAATCCATTCCCAGGTGTCGTTAACCCCTCATATTTGAGGTCTCCTATTCCATTCAATCGATCAGGCTGCTCTAATCCAAGGGATAGTCCGCCAAGACCGCTAAATAAATCAACAAGACGATGAGCCTCACCACTCATGTCTTATATTGTTATATCGACTCAAGATTAAGTTTACGTATAGGAGTCATATTGGGGCTTAGATCCGTTGAGTAACCTGAAAACCACAGTTCAAACAGTGTAGTAGGCGTCCGGGTGCCCCACCGCGGCCAGGAGGCGGCGGACGCGTCTCCCCGAGTGCCGCGTCGTGTACGCCGCGCCCGTGTGGTTGCCGCCCCGCCACCGGTCGGCCCCCGGGTCGCCCGCGCCGGGCGCCTCGCCGACGACCATCACCGACGCGTCCCGCGGGCCGGTCCCCCACGAGATTTCGGTCCGACACGCGACGAGTTCGGGACACCGCGCGCAGTCGGCCTCGACGACGAACCGCTCTCCGAACGGCGTCTCCGCCTCGTCGCCGTCCGCGGAGCGACCCTGGGTGTTCTCGGTGTTCCGTTCGCTCATCGAACCACTGGCGCACCGTCGCGCACGAGGTGCCGTATAGCTGTCCGTGTCCTGACTGCCGCCGTCGTCAGCCGCGAGGACAGATTTATACTTTGTGGCCCACCTTCTTAGTAGTCACTCGCGCTGGTGTACACACCAACCGCAGGTCCCCCCTCGATGTATCTCTATCAGTTCGGCTCACTTCTCCACACGGAACGAATCGACGCCGAGGAGGGTCCGGTCGCGGCCCTGTTTCGCGCGTTCGAAGCGGTCGACGTCGACGTCGACGCCGACTCCACGGACGTCCTCCACGACTACATCGACCCCGGTGCGCTGGACCGCCTGTTCAGCGGACCGCAGTCGGGCCGGGACGGCGGGTTCGTCGTCTTCGAGATATGGGACGTTGTCGTGCAGGTGACGCGCTACGAAGTCGCCATCTACGACTCGCTCTCCGTGTCGGCGGCCGACGAGTCGAGGGACTGACTCACTCGGTCAGCGGCAGGAGGACGCCGAAGACGAACGGCGACAGGAGCGTGAGGACGACGCCGGCCGCCTCCGCGTCGAAGAAGAGCGTCTTCTCCCACGCCGGAAGCGGACCGACGACGGCGGGGGCGACGAGCGTCCCGAGTGCGCCGACGGTGAACAGGGCGAGTCCGAGGCCGACGCCGAGTTTGGTCAGTCGCGGGTAGTCGAAGCGTTCGTGTGCCATGTCTCGTGGACGACCGGTATCGAATACAAACGTTTCGTTCGGCCCGCGCCTCACTGCGTCACGGTTTCGACGGCGGCGGCGACGGCGGGGGCGACGCTGACGACGCTCACGTCGCGTTCGACGGTGTCGGTGCCGACGATTCGCTCGATGCCGGCGCGTTCGAGCTTCGTGCGGGCGTTGCGGACCAAGAGCGGGTGGACGCAGGCGGCGAAGACGCGGTGCGCGCCGTCCGAGTCGAGGTGGGTGACGGCCTCGCTCATCGTCGACCCGGTGGCGACGATGTCGTCGACGATGACGACGTCCCGGTCGGAGGCGTCCGCGTCGCTGGGCGTTATCTCCACCTCCGACCCCGAGTGGCGCACCTTCTCGAAGTAGTCGGTGTCGCCGCGGCCGTAGGCGTCGCAGACGTGTTCGGCGAGTTCGACGGCACCGGCGTCCGGCGACAGGAACAGCGGGTCGTTCAAATCGTCCGGGAGGGGTTCCGCGAGGCGGGCCGCGGCGTCGACGACGGTGACGTGGCCGTCGAAGAACGAGGCGACGGCCTCCTCGTGGGGGTTGACGAGGACGACGCGGTCGGTTCCGGCGGAGGCGGCCCGCGCCATCGCGCGCGCGGAGACGGGACCGCCGGCCTCGAACGCCTCGTCCTGCCGGGCGTAGCCCATGTAGGGCAGGACGGTGACGACTTCCGTCGCGCCCGCCTCGCGGACGGCGTCCTGCAGTTGGAACAGTTCGACCCACGCGTCGTTGGAGTCGGTCGTGGCCACGACCACCGCGCGGTCGGCGTCGAAGTCGGGGACGGCGGCGTACGTCTCGCCGTCCGGGAAGCGGTCGTACTCGACCGCCGCGAGCGGTTCGTCTATCGCCGCCGCCAACTCGGCGGCGAGCGCCTGCGAGGATGACCCGGGTACGATCATGATGGGAGAATCTCCGTCGCGCGTTAAACCCGTTTTCGTCTGTACGCGGACTCGTCACGCCGGAGACGCGTCGGATGCGGGAGAGCCGCGGGTCGGCGGGTCAGACGACCGCCGCGGCGGTGACGCCCTGCAGACCGAGAATCTGGTGTCGCCACTCCGACTCCGGGAGGCGGACGAGGAACGTCCCCGCGTCGGTCACGGCGTACGTCGCCGTCGGCCCGTAGGCGACGGCGGCCACGGTCTCGGCGACGGGGACGGGTTCGGGGGCCCACTCGCCGCCGTCGCCGCGGGCGAACAGGTCGCCGCCGCCGACGGC from the Halogeometricum rufum genome contains:
- a CDS encoding ATP-dependent helicase; this encodes MTNVLEADIDWTDPQQRVIQHQDGPLQVAACAGSGKTHTISARIAHMVSNGVPRDNIVAFTFTENAADELKVRIRYWMEQAGLDDEGLGDMFIGTIHSFCQQLLHDHRTETLSYDIMGENERRAFILNHFFDLGLHEMSPSHPDNTYRKVKWFTEDLDTLRREMIVGEADASQDSTTEDLMEAYHTYQDILDEYHFFDHQELIYRAVQMLSEDDDVREKVQDQYQYLIVDEYQDVNNIQEQLVQLLTGEDQNLCVVGDDDQSIYGWRGAQPASFINFTERYDAEQEVLAENFRSTEPIVELAREFIEQNDNRVEKPMNTNHPGQVGDIYQHYFDTQQGEIDFIMDRIEEVVGTVYTDSGGNEHTVRYGDIGILFRRKRFMDEFQDAMRDRDIPYTVQGDNGLFAHPITHFVRLAFGYIARGEDNGFEIIDGEQSNVNQGDIQTFEITERRLRGVIRNTGPLRDREDIIVEKLNEIQEWYADPTSRRIEPQEELHKILQAMGIANETEDNDGVNEGFEEPVMYSLGLISELIKDFESVYEIIFPDQITDLVQFLDHAYFYGRSEVDDPTLVDAVDLSTIHNSKGKQYAAVFVPTMFIYGFANENQGGTRAFMRGQEWIDEDIFDYENYQDTNEGLRRLFYVALTRAEKYLTITGASDNPGYENNYSPSQFYNELLSLDHPSVLTDTVPDPAPRERQELQEAGRDIVYPTSFSDLRYYQKCPYDYKLRQVYGFAPPIDQAFGFGFAVHDLLREMHQRHTEDNNEFPISPGEIRNRVQDSDRFHLRYASGQIDENLREAAEEMLTNYAENYREDMISAYRAEVPFEILVGDENEQGATALVSGEIDLLEHKNPHTQEIEEVDIIDFKTSERPEDNSPDARDNAFQVHLYGVATRSDFNPDATEGYIHYLNHDPEDDGTLGENNEERVPVDLSETDLDRVQMLVEDRVNEIAQRRFFPDPDEEKCETCDFNGICPHAETE
- a CDS encoding DNA cytosine methyltransferase; the protein is MSGEAHRLVDLFSGLGGLSLGLEQPDRLNGIGDLKYEGLTTPGNGFRTVLAVDNNEDAAATVEHHFPDAEVINEDITQIESFTEWSDADVVVGGPPCQGFSNLNSTKTDELDDDRNQLWEEFMRTVNDIQPDLFLIENVPRFLDSKEGSEVVAQAEEMGYNTVVDRLWAHKYGVPQRRHRAFIIGSRLGTPVFPATTSEPVRTVRDAIADLPTKPNNENWHNTRNFSEKTIKRMEAVPEGGNRFDIPEELLPECWKGYESGGTDLFGRLWMDEPAVTIRTGFHKPMKGRHLHPSENRAITLREGARLQTIPDDYTIQGRQHQWRVAQQIGNAVPPKLAYHLGWAIEAHLQGLEGGLRVEAEEEDDPFAWPERVAQDELEDHVKRPAKA
- a CDS encoding HalOD1 output domain-containing protein gives rise to the protein MYLYQFGSLLHTERIDAEEGPVAALFRAFEAVDVDVDADSTDVLHDYIDPGALDRLFSGPQSGRDGGFVVFEIWDVVVQVTRYEVAIYDSLSVSAADESRD
- a CDS encoding DUF7860 family protein, with translation MAHERFDYPRLTKLGVGLGLALFTVGALGTLVAPAVVGPLPAWEKTLFFDAEAAGVVLTLLSPFVFGVLLPLTE
- a CDS encoding ribose-phosphate diphosphokinase, giving the protein MIVPGSSSQALAAELAAAIDEPLAAVEYDRFPDGETYAAVPDFDADRAVVVATTDSNDAWVELFQLQDAVREAGATEVVTVLPYMGYARQDEAFEAGGPVSARAMARAASAGTDRVVLVNPHEEAVASFFDGHVTVVDAAARLAEPLPDDLNDPLFLSPDAGAVELAEHVCDAYGRGDTDYFEKVRHSGSEVEITPSDADASDRDVVIVDDIVATGSTMSEAVTHLDSDGAHRVFAACVHPLLVRNARTKLERAGIERIVGTDTVERDVSVVSVAPAVAAAVETVTQ